One window of the Micropterus dolomieu isolate WLL.071019.BEF.003 ecotype Adirondacks linkage group LG08, ASM2129224v1, whole genome shotgun sequence genome contains the following:
- the fam43b gene encoding protein FAM43B: MLPWRRNKFVLVEDEAKSKPKSLGTGLTYHSILSSLLRSCPDLLPDCPFDWVGSIFHTKRQKVQLNKEEPVYNVRYLGSVVTITAKGDGCTQEAVAKIWARSNYGEQSIKMRLTVGSQGIRMSADKSGKKKPIHLYSLNRITYCNADLCRPKILAWIYRHQVKNMAVVLRCHAVLVSKSEKAQAIAHSLYQNATSAFSEFKRLKRQSDFRHCQQQLLGEEAVPLMPLRRLLNGQCHYRPPASNPGTATRLCSITEEEEEEDDEDSKDESQDLEEPEEDVEEQQEKQKVLTTNTDPTQLLSELDIGDIARLEQCQINFVSDSNNNTFTFITSLV; the protein is encoded by the coding sequence ATGCTGCCCTGGCGAAGGAATAAGTTTGTTTTGGTGGAGGATGAGGCCAAGAGTAAACCCAAGAGCCTGGGGACCGGGCTGACCTACCACTCCATCCTTTCCTCTCTACTGCGCTCCTGTCCTGACTTGCTGCCTGACTGTCCCTTCGACTGGGTGGGCAGCATCTTCCACACCAAACGGCAAAAGGTGCAACTGAACAAAGAGGAGCCCGTTTACAATGTGCGCTACCTGGGGAGTGTGGTCACCATCACTGCAAAGGGAGACGGCTGCACCCAGGAGGCAGTGGCCAAAATCTGGGCGAGGAGCAACTACGGGGAGCAGAGTATCAAGATGAGGTTAACAGTGGGATCTCAAGGCATCCGGATGAGCGCTGACAAATCTGGAAAAAAGAAACCCATCCATCTTTATTCTCTGAACAGAATCACCTACTGCAATGCTGACCTGTGCCGGCCCAAGATCCTGGCTTGGATCTACAGGCACCAGGTCAAGAACATGGCGGTGGTTCTCCGGTGTCACGCTGTCCTGGTTAGCAAGTCGGAGAAGGCCCAGGCCATCGCCCACAGTCTCTACCAGAACGCCACCTCCGCCTTCAGCGAGTTCAAGCGTCTGAAGCGTCAGAGTGATTTCCGGCACtgccagcagcagctgctgggtGAGGAGGCGGTGCCCCTGATGCCACTGAGGAGGCTGTTGAACGGGCAGTGCCACTACAGACCGCCTGCCAGCAACCCCGGAACCGCCACACGCCTCTGCTCCatcacagaggaagaggaggaggaggatgatgaggacAGCAAAGATGAGAGTCAGGACTTGGAGGAACCAGAGGAGGATgtagaggagcagcaggagaaacagaagGTTTTAACCACAAACACAGACCCAACTCAGTTATTATCAGAGTTGGACATTGGGGATATTGCCAGATTGGAGCAGTGCCAAATCAATTTTGTCAgtgacagcaacaacaacacgtTTACATTTATAACCTCTCTTGTGTGA